Below is a genomic region from Triticum dicoccoides isolate Atlit2015 ecotype Zavitan chromosome 5A, WEW_v2.0, whole genome shotgun sequence.
GGGCGCCCTGCAAGCCCTCCTCCTCATGAAAGACTCAGCAATTATGCTCTTAAATCTCAGGAAGCGCTTTATCGTAGCCTTGGGCGTATTGCTTGCCGAGGAGGATCAGGTCTCAGGCCGAGTCAAAAAGCTGAGCGAAATGCTAAAGGATACTGCTGATGGTGTACTCAAAGGTAATGGTAACATTGTCTTGCTTGAGAAGCGTGTCCCGTTGCTGGTCAAGCTGGTCACCGAAGTGTTGGAGACCCCGGTTCTTTTCTGTGATCCTGATGAGTATTCTGATGAGTAGACTTATCAGCCAGCTCGAGGCTGTTGTGATGAGTATTTCTTAGGGGCGTGGCAAACAGTTTAGAATCAAATGTTGCGATGTATTTCTTGGACCCTCCTTTATGTTTGGATGTGTTATTAATGGATTTTAAATGATATGTAtcttgggtagtgttttctcattctgTGCTAGTAGG
It encodes:
- the LOC119298628 gene encoding uncharacterized protein LOC119298628; amino-acid sequence: MLYQIHSHAEIQALQARTDELGHSKDFMLVNLVSLESVRIASESYALLRPLIVESMFWACSELENLSVVAALSLEIQMLEHDVLPQLKVQDAKLERGALQALLLMKDSAIMLLNLRKRFIVALGVLLAEEDQVSGRVKKLSEMLKDTADGVLKGNGNIVLLEKRVPLLVKLVTEVLETPVLFCDPDEYSDE